In one Streptomyces sp. NBC_01241 genomic region, the following are encoded:
- a CDS encoding helix-turn-helix domain-containing protein → MPESPLGIGPAGVLTARAIVCARTARGFAQRQLAERVTALGRPMTITMLSRIECRQRRCDVDDLVAIAAALGVSPLALLAETS, encoded by the coding sequence ATGCCTGAAAGCCCTCTGGGAATTGGTCCGGCCGGCGTGCTGACCGCCCGCGCCATTGTGTGTGCCCGCACAGCACGCGGATTCGCCCAGCGTCAGCTGGCCGAACGGGTCACCGCGCTCGGCCGCCCCATGACCATCACGATGTTGTCCCGCATCGAATGCAGACAGCGCCGTTGCGACGTCGACGACCTCGTCGCCATCGCAGCCGCTCTCGGCGTCTCGCCGCTCGCCCTGCTCGCCGAGACGAGCTAG
- a CDS encoding ATP-binding protein, with protein MTTATTSREPQRINTLAARLGSILADRGIDATATPAEAPSERVTALELAEARIPPRYRHALAGHQQVAAWVDEVALAARPGPSGTRGIALGPSLLIAGPTGTGKTHQAYGAVRSLLTAGVRLRWEAATTADLYARLRPRPGHDAERDLATLGSCPLLILDDLGAAKQSEWTEEITYRLINRRYTDLLPTLITTNLPTAALRDAVGDRVASRLAEMTTTVVLTGADRRRQPAA; from the coding sequence GTGACCACAGCCACCACCAGCCGGGAACCGCAGCGCATCAACACCCTGGCGGCCCGCCTCGGCTCGATCCTCGCCGACCGGGGCATCGACGCAACCGCCACACCCGCCGAGGCCCCTTCGGAGCGGGTGACCGCACTGGAACTGGCCGAGGCCCGCATCCCGCCTCGCTACCGCCACGCCCTCGCCGGCCACCAGCAGGTCGCCGCCTGGGTCGACGAGGTGGCCCTTGCCGCACGGCCCGGACCGAGCGGCACCCGGGGCATCGCACTCGGACCATCGCTCCTGATCGCCGGACCCACCGGCACCGGCAAGACGCACCAGGCGTACGGCGCGGTGCGGTCACTGCTGACCGCCGGTGTGCGACTGCGGTGGGAGGCAGCCACCACGGCCGACCTGTACGCCCGCTTGCGCCCACGCCCTGGCCACGACGCCGAGCGCGACCTCGCCACTCTCGGCAGCTGCCCGCTGCTGATCCTGGACGACCTCGGCGCGGCCAAGCAGTCGGAGTGGACCGAGGAGATCACGTACCGGCTGATCAACCGCCGCTACACCGACCTGCTCCCCACCCTCATCACGACGAATCTGCCGACCGCCGCGCTGCGCGACGCTGTCGGCGACCGCGTCGCCTCCCGTCTCGCCGAGATGACCACGACCGTCGTCCTCACCGGCGCCGACCGCAGACGCCAGCCCGCCGCCTGA
- a CDS encoding mobilization protein: MSIAGFLAHSALAAARDQTRTAATIAADHDVLTELFATGRKLGWAGSNLNQMTKTLNSGGDIDSARIEETLTYVRRAATATRAAVERINNRQIDGTT, from the coding sequence ATGAGCATCGCCGGGTTCCTCGCCCATTCCGCCCTGGCCGCCGCCCGCGACCAAACCCGCACCGCCGCGACCATCGCCGCCGACCACGACGTCCTCACCGAGCTCTTCGCCACAGGCCGCAAGCTCGGCTGGGCCGGCAGCAACCTCAACCAGATGACCAAGACCCTCAACTCGGGCGGCGACATCGACAGCGCCCGCATCGAGGAAACCCTCACCTACGTCCGCCGCGCGGCCACCGCCACCAGGGCGGCCGTTGAGCGGATCAACAACCGCCAGATAGACGGGACCACTTGA
- a CDS encoding DUF6882 domain-containing protein produces the protein MGMFKRANEPESAGQAGERADLSPLLLQGEDMIEQLGRAHMSWGLGSADRWDLDQTTGIITWTFPDKTATAPAQILGSFSPGSGSWLWAWANKSILPDMSRDARRFRDWAEANGHPALAQPEINADEQGASTLVALAVRVTGAAGYYKGPGGNSAVIITFGPVTLTAADGKVSTFNININ, from the coding sequence ATGGGTATGTTCAAGCGGGCCAATGAGCCGGAGAGTGCTGGTCAGGCTGGAGAGCGAGCCGACCTGAGCCCCCTGCTTCTGCAGGGCGAAGACATGATCGAACAGTTGGGTCGTGCCCACATGTCTTGGGGGCTGGGTTCAGCGGACCGCTGGGATCTGGACCAGACGACCGGCATCATCACCTGGACCTTCCCCGACAAGACGGCGACAGCGCCCGCTCAGATCCTCGGCAGTTTCAGCCCCGGCTCGGGCTCATGGCTGTGGGCCTGGGCCAACAAGAGCATCCTGCCCGATATGAGCCGGGACGCCCGCAGGTTCCGTGACTGGGCAGAAGCCAACGGGCATCCCGCCCTTGCCCAGCCGGAGATCAACGCCGATGAGCAAGGTGCGTCGACGCTCGTGGCATTGGCTGTCCGGGTCACCGGAGCGGCGGGCTACTACAAGGGTCCGGGAGGCAACTCGGCCGTGATTATCACCTTCGGGCCGGTCACCCTCACCGCTGCGGACGGCAAGGTCTCCACGTTCAACATCAATATCAACTAG
- the istB gene encoding IS21-like element helper ATPase IstB: protein MSVMDTALRESLKVLRLSGMMETLDARLAQAHGGELGHLDFLQVLCQDEITRRETVAFQRRLHRAKFEQQVTLEEFDFTASSKLPAAQIRDLAALRWLHAGESVILFGPVGVGKTHIAQALGHLAVRQGANVRFAKTSRIVAELAGGHADRTWDKRMRELIRPDVLILDDFAMRQMTAAQADDLYELVSERQGRSLIITSNRAPSDWYPLFPNPVVAESLLDRLINTSHQVIMNGPSYRPNKRPRNPADKNGTAAS from the coding sequence ATGAGCGTGATGGACACCGCCCTGCGCGAGTCACTGAAAGTTCTCCGGCTGTCCGGGATGATGGAGACCCTTGACGCCCGCCTGGCCCAGGCCCACGGCGGAGAGCTCGGACACCTCGACTTTCTCCAGGTCCTCTGCCAGGACGAGATCACCCGCCGCGAGACCGTCGCCTTCCAACGCCGCCTACACCGGGCTAAGTTCGAGCAGCAGGTGACCTTGGAAGAGTTCGACTTCACCGCCTCCTCCAAGCTCCCCGCCGCCCAGATCCGGGACCTGGCCGCTCTACGCTGGCTCCACGCCGGTGAGTCCGTAATTCTGTTCGGGCCGGTCGGGGTCGGCAAGACCCATATCGCCCAGGCCCTGGGGCACCTCGCCGTCCGCCAGGGCGCGAACGTCCGCTTCGCCAAGACCAGCCGAATCGTGGCCGAGCTCGCCGGCGGCCACGCGGACCGGACCTGGGACAAGCGCATGCGCGAGCTGATCCGCCCCGACGTCCTGATCCTCGACGACTTCGCCATGCGCCAGATGACCGCCGCCCAGGCCGACGACCTCTACGAGCTGGTCAGCGAGCGGCAGGGACGATCTCTGATCATCACCAGCAACCGGGCTCCCAGCGACTGGTATCCCCTGTTCCCCAACCCCGTCGTCGCCGAATCGCTCCTCGACCGGCTGATCAACACCAGCCACCAGGTCATCATGAACGGTCCCAGCTACCGACCCAACAAACGCCCCAGGAACCCGGCCGACAAGAACGGAACAGCAGCCTCATAG
- the istA gene encoding IS21 family transposase: protein MVDIIEIYVHWYAGRSKSQVGASLGVDRKTIRKYLAPAEAAGIVPGGPPMGEADWAKLIKTWFPGQAERGLNQITWPEIEQHRDYIKALLETTTVTTIHQRLRDERKLKASISSFRRWVHENLPDEAARSKVTVLRDDVEPGSEAQIDYGFMGQWINPGTGKRHRIWAFVMVLPCSRHMFVRPVIHMDQHAWTESHAEAFSFFGGVPRRLVPDNLKTGVDKPDLYDPKTNKAYAELALYYGALVDPARAVHPKDKPRVERPMPYVRDSFWSGRQFTSLEHMQAEALIWARETAGGRQCKPLGGAAPLAVFDAVEAPALLPLPDKPFVLARWSTATVGPDIHVKVGRTLYSVPWKLIGRRVDARSTATMVQVFHEGRLVKTHAALEQGKRTDKGDYPPEKIAFQMKTPLWCRTQASEVGDRCREVVDQLLEVNALYRLRAAQGILGLRKKYSDVRLEAACAKALTVGDPSYRTIKGILIAGTETDPEPETGDAGAAAFLHGPGGLFPTDIPAQTLGGLHEDQGHDDAEEAVR, encoded by the coding sequence GTGGTCGACATCATCGAGATCTACGTCCACTGGTATGCGGGCCGCTCGAAGTCGCAGGTCGGCGCCTCGCTGGGGGTGGATCGCAAGACGATCAGGAAGTACCTGGCGCCGGCCGAGGCGGCCGGGATCGTCCCAGGCGGGCCGCCGATGGGTGAGGCGGATTGGGCCAAGCTGATCAAGACCTGGTTCCCGGGTCAGGCCGAACGGGGACTGAACCAGATCACCTGGCCCGAGATCGAGCAGCACCGCGACTACATCAAGGCTCTGCTGGAGACCACCACCGTTACCACGATCCATCAACGGCTTCGTGACGAGCGGAAGTTGAAGGCGTCGATCTCCTCTTTCCGCCGGTGGGTTCACGAGAACCTGCCCGATGAGGCGGCCAGGTCGAAGGTCACGGTGCTCCGCGACGACGTCGAGCCCGGCTCGGAAGCCCAGATCGACTACGGCTTCATGGGGCAGTGGATCAACCCGGGCACCGGCAAGCGCCACCGGATCTGGGCCTTCGTGATGGTGTTGCCCTGCTCGCGGCACATGTTCGTGCGCCCGGTGATCCACATGGACCAGCATGCCTGGACCGAGTCCCACGCCGAGGCGTTCAGCTTCTTCGGAGGCGTCCCGCGTCGACTGGTGCCGGACAACCTCAAGACCGGGGTGGACAAGCCCGACCTCTACGACCCGAAGACCAACAAGGCGTATGCCGAACTCGCCCTCTACTACGGCGCCCTGGTCGACCCAGCCAGAGCGGTCCATCCCAAGGACAAGCCGCGGGTCGAGCGCCCGATGCCCTACGTCCGCGACTCGTTCTGGAGCGGGCGCCAGTTCACCTCGCTCGAACACATGCAGGCCGAAGCCCTCATCTGGGCCAGGGAGACCGCCGGCGGTCGGCAGTGCAAGCCGCTGGGCGGGGCCGCCCCGCTGGCGGTGTTCGACGCGGTCGAGGCCCCGGCCCTGCTGCCGCTGCCGGACAAGCCCTTCGTACTGGCCCGCTGGTCCACCGCCACCGTCGGCCCGGACATCCACGTCAAGGTCGGCCGCACCCTCTACTCGGTGCCCTGGAAGCTGATCGGCCGCCGTGTCGATGCCCGCTCCACAGCGACCATGGTTCAGGTCTTCCACGAGGGTCGGTTGGTCAAGACGCACGCCGCCCTGGAACAGGGAAAACGCACCGACAAGGGCGACTACCCGCCGGAGAAGATCGCCTTCCAGATGAAGACCCCGCTCTGGTGCCGGACCCAGGCATCCGAGGTCGGGGACCGCTGCCGGGAGGTGGTCGACCAACTGCTGGAGGTGAACGCCCTCTACCGACTCCGCGCCGCCCAGGGGATCCTCGGACTGCGCAAGAAGTACAGCGACGTCCGCCTGGAGGCCGCCTGCGCGAAGGCCCTCACGGTCGGTGACCCCTCCTACCGCACCATCAAGGGCATCCTGATCGCCGGCACCGAGACCGACCCCGAGCCGGAGACCGGCGACGCCGGCGCCGCGGCCTTCCTCCACGGCCCCGGGGGCCTGTTCCCCACCGACATCCCCGCCCAGACACTGGGCGGACTCCACGAGGACCAGGGCCACGACGACGCTGAGGAGGCCGTGCGATGA
- a CDS encoding DUF317 domain-containing protein, with amino-acid sequence MEALLYPDPLLDPSTPDRGALPAYWVGPRHLAGDDGRLYDAVADTLAGLGWTSLVIVRGRQEPNEAPEDRQVVRSTVLHISPDTLRWAQWVLPDEPFHLGELPIAWQISAREHPDNALARWSAYFTPGIPGEVLCDFLLALGARDQPTTALTGPELVMDAVAEHGWLRDVDQPDSVAMHPTFTSHLSFGEVPSLIQDTDPRALRIEAGEPGVTGWQAWAESGVGAPYLWAASFSASVPHSLVAAFASSLSSTAPVLRRVLPESTRDQLLRAPAS; translated from the coding sequence TTGGAGGCGCTCCTGTATCCCGACCCTCTGCTCGACCCGTCGACCCCGGACCGGGGCGCTCTGCCTGCGTACTGGGTCGGTCCCCGGCACCTGGCCGGTGATGACGGACGTCTCTACGACGCCGTCGCTGACACGCTCGCCGGCCTCGGCTGGACAAGCCTCGTGATCGTCCGCGGACGGCAGGAGCCCAACGAAGCACCGGAGGACCGGCAGGTCGTGCGCAGCACCGTCCTCCACATCAGCCCCGACACCCTCCGGTGGGCCCAATGGGTGCTGCCGGATGAGCCGTTTCACCTGGGCGAGCTGCCGATCGCCTGGCAGATTTCCGCCCGCGAGCACCCAGACAACGCGCTTGCGCGGTGGTCGGCCTACTTCACCCCCGGCATCCCGGGCGAGGTCCTCTGCGACTTTCTCCTCGCGCTCGGCGCCCGAGACCAGCCCACCACGGCGCTCACGGGTCCCGAGCTTGTGATGGACGCTGTCGCGGAGCACGGCTGGCTCCGCGACGTCGACCAGCCCGACTCGGTGGCGATGCACCCCACCTTCACCTCCCATCTCAGCTTCGGTGAGGTCCCATCCCTCATTCAGGACACCGATCCCCGCGCCCTGAGAATCGAGGCGGGGGAGCCAGGGGTGACGGGCTGGCAGGCATGGGCTGAGTCGGGTGTAGGCGCCCCGTACCTGTGGGCTGCGTCATTCAGCGCCAGCGTGCCGCACAGTCTTGTCGCCGCGTTCGCTTCCTCGCTCAGCTCCACCGCACCGGTTCTACGCCGGGTGCTGCCAGAGAGCACGCGGGACCAGCTCCTGCGTGCCCCTGCCAGCTGA
- a CDS encoding nucleotidyltransferase domain-containing protein, with protein sequence MDAIDAARAVVEEHHPDARAAFLGGSVLTGRRTAMSDLDIVVLLHGSPAPYRASLRNGGWPVEMFVHTQTTWHAYVEREVRKRRSPLLWMCADGLLLFDTDGVGAHLAAEAQKLTAAGPPTVSAEEIDDCRYAITDLLDDLAGSTDQSERLFIATELVRRTGELALAVGGCWNGGGKWLARRLETTAPGLSMRLHDGLREVLEGRIEPLVAVVDEVVEQVGGRLWVGYKRGGTP encoded by the coding sequence ATGGATGCGATTGACGCTGCGCGTGCCGTTGTAGAGGAACACCACCCTGACGCTCGGGCTGCGTTCCTGGGAGGCAGCGTCTTGACGGGCCGCCGCACGGCGATGTCGGACCTCGACATCGTGGTGCTCCTCCACGGATCCCCAGCCCCGTACCGGGCCAGCCTCCGGAACGGTGGCTGGCCGGTGGAGATGTTCGTGCACACCCAAACGACGTGGCACGCGTACGTCGAGCGGGAAGTGCGCAAGCGCCGGTCACCGCTGCTCTGGATGTGTGCCGACGGGCTGCTGCTCTTCGACACCGATGGGGTCGGGGCGCACCTCGCCGCTGAGGCCCAGAAGCTGACCGCCGCGGGGCCACCCACGGTGTCCGCTGAAGAGATCGATGACTGCCGCTACGCGATCACCGACCTCCTCGACGACCTCGCGGGGAGCACCGACCAGAGCGAACGGCTGTTCATTGCCACCGAACTGGTGAGACGAACCGGCGAGTTGGCGCTGGCTGTTGGCGGGTGTTGGAACGGGGGCGGGAAGTGGCTGGCACGCCGTCTTGAGACCACGGCGCCAGGGCTCAGCATGCGGCTGCACGATGGCCTACGTGAAGTATTGGAGGGGCGGATTGAGCCCCTCGTGGCAGTCGTGGACGAGGTGGTGGAGCAGGTCGGCGGCCGGTTGTGGGTCGGGTACAAACGCGGTGGAACTCCATGA
- a CDS encoding HAD family hydrolase → MQRLVLFDLDNTLIDRNGAIQDWAAQFAARYSLTDHASTQLVESVQERAFPATFETIRAQYRLQPSANSLWRQYRSDIAAAVRCPERVLAGMDALRATGWRVGIATNGATDIQNTKLKATGLIGRVDGVSVSETVGARKPETAAFEAAAVACGSRLSQGGWMVGDNPETDIDGGRRAGLRTIWIHNGRAWPDRLSAPDHCLPDAEAAITLLLADDCSRSVAT, encoded by the coding sequence ATGCAGCGGCTGGTGCTCTTCGATCTCGACAACACCCTGATCGACAGGAACGGCGCCATCCAAGATTGGGCCGCTCAGTTCGCCGCTCGGTACTCCCTCACTGACCACGCCTCCACGCAATTGGTCGAGTCAGTCCAGGAGCGAGCGTTCCCGGCTACCTTCGAAACCATACGGGCGCAGTACCGTCTCCAGCCCTCCGCCAATTCGCTGTGGAGGCAGTACCGCTCCGACATCGCGGCGGCGGTCAGGTGTCCCGAGAGGGTACTCGCGGGCATGGATGCCCTACGAGCCACCGGCTGGCGAGTCGGTATCGCCACCAACGGGGCGACCGACATCCAGAACACCAAGCTCAAGGCAACCGGCCTGATCGGACGCGTTGATGGCGTCTCCGTCTCGGAGACCGTCGGTGCACGAAAGCCCGAGACCGCCGCCTTCGAGGCGGCAGCCGTAGCGTGCGGCTCCCGCCTTTCCCAAGGCGGCTGGATGGTGGGCGATAACCCGGAGACCGACATTGATGGAGGTCGTCGAGCGGGCCTACGCACGATCTGGATCCACAACGGGCGGGCCTGGCCTGATCGGCTCTCCGCACCTGATCATTGCCTACCCGACGCGGAAGCGGCCATCACGCTGCTGCTGGCCGATGACTGTTCGAGGAGTGTGGCTACGTGA
- a CDS encoding DUF1932 domain-containing protein, which yields MKSDIAAVGLLHPGSMGAAFAAQLRAQGTTVLWCPVGRSDASRQRAELAGMEAVDDLGQLLRRVDLVVSLCPPAAAEEVAAAVAEHGFRDGTYVEANAITPQRVRAVAACLPDAAVLDGSVVGSPPVGGKQPTLYLSGPPRHVALVADLFEGTDVRTRSLGTEIGQASALKLAYSSYQKASRVLAAVAYGLADANGVADELLQIASKRTGSYLTETDYIPKTAARAWRWAPELEDAADLLAESGLPYHFMREIAAALHRWDEVHDRSLTISRVLELLSSADARHTDARTS from the coding sequence GTGAAGTCCGATATCGCTGCGGTGGGGCTGCTGCATCCGGGCAGCATGGGTGCGGCTTTCGCAGCTCAGCTCCGAGCCCAAGGCACGACCGTCCTCTGGTGTCCTGTCGGCCGCAGCGACGCTTCCCGGCAACGTGCGGAACTCGCGGGCATGGAAGCAGTCGATGATCTCGGGCAGCTCCTACGGCGCGTCGACCTGGTCGTCTCCTTGTGCCCGCCGGCAGCCGCCGAGGAAGTCGCAGCGGCGGTGGCCGAGCACGGTTTCCGGGACGGGACGTACGTCGAGGCCAACGCGATCACTCCGCAGAGGGTCCGAGCTGTCGCCGCCTGCCTGCCTGACGCAGCCGTTCTCGACGGTTCTGTCGTCGGCTCTCCTCCGGTCGGGGGAAAGCAGCCGACGCTTTACCTTTCCGGCCCCCCGCGTCACGTCGCGCTGGTTGCCGACCTCTTCGAGGGGACCGATGTGCGCACACGCTCCCTGGGGACTGAGATCGGGCAGGCTTCCGCTCTGAAGCTCGCATACTCCAGCTATCAGAAAGCGTCCCGCGTCTTGGCCGCCGTGGCATACGGGCTGGCCGACGCGAACGGCGTCGCGGACGAGCTCCTGCAGATCGCCTCCAAGCGCACCGGCAGCTATCTGACGGAGACGGACTACATTCCCAAGACCGCCGCTCGCGCCTGGCGGTGGGCGCCCGAACTGGAAGACGCCGCAGACCTGCTCGCCGAGTCGGGACTGCCATACCACTTCATGCGGGAGATTGCCGCTGCCCTTCACCGCTGGGACGAGGTCCACGACAGGTCCCTCACCATCTCCCGTGTTCTCGAACTGCTGAGTTCAGCGGACGCCCGTCACACAGACGCGCGTACAAGCTGA
- a CDS encoding guanylate kinase → MNQGILLYGPPAAGKDTVTAALAELDSRYVLFSRIKIGSGKSEGYRMGTPGQLAELERRGDLIYRNDRYGNTYVVDRPGLGLAMEGGCIPILHLGQVAGVEAVTAKYPAAWSTVLVWCSRGVTAVRSTSRGDRDTEARLAAWDATEQDLATNDHSAWDLRVDTEVSSPGDAAVLIDQLVRASV, encoded by the coding sequence CTGCCGCCGGAAAGGACACAGTGACGGCAGCTCTTGCCGAACTCGACTCGCGCTATGTCCTCTTCAGCCGAATCAAAATCGGCAGCGGCAAGTCTGAGGGTTACCGGATGGGTACCCCGGGTCAGCTGGCGGAGCTGGAGAGGCGCGGCGACCTCATATACCGCAATGACCGATACGGAAACACCTACGTTGTTGACCGCCCCGGCCTCGGGCTGGCCATGGAGGGTGGGTGCATTCCCATCCTCCACCTCGGCCAGGTCGCAGGCGTAGAGGCGGTGACCGCCAAGTACCCCGCCGCCTGGTCGACGGTGCTGGTGTGGTGCTCTCGGGGGGTCACGGCAGTCCGCTCGACGAGCCGGGGCGATCGCGATACGGAGGCCCGACTCGCCGCATGGGACGCTACGGAGCAGGATCTCGCCACCAACGATCACTCTGCCTGGGATCTCCGTGTGGACACCGAAGTCTCCTCGCCTGGAGACGCGGCAGTCCTCATTGATCAGCTTGTACGCGCGTCTGTGTGA